The Spirosoma oryzicola region AACCAAGCCCTACCCTACGCATACTGCTACGCGACATCAACGATCCCTTCTTGATCTATCCCGATGATTACAAACGGACCGGCGGCATTAACGTTATTGATCTGGCTAATCTGGATTCCTGCGCATTCATCGAGACACAGGACTTAGGGCAGTACGTGGGAAGCGAGGGGAATTTCCAGGTAATTGGCCGATTCGACAATTCGGACGTGCGGGGCTGCAACCTGATGGTTCTATAACGGGGCCACCGGACTGGTAGCCCCGTCACTATTAAGCGTATGCTTTTACGTCTTCCTGCGTAATTTCATCACCGCACATGATCACCAGCCGCTCAATGACGTTGCGCAACTCGCGAACGTTACCCGTCCAGGGCAGTGACTCCAGATAAGTCATGGCATCGGGCGTAAGCTCTTTGGGCGCAGAGCCGTATTCCGTGGCAATGTCGTGCAGAAACTTATCCGTTAGCAAAGGAACATCAGAACGACGTTCGGCCAGTGGCGGTACGTGAATAACGATCACACTCAACCGGTGAAATAAGTCTTCGCGGAAGTTACCATTGGCAATCTCCTGCCGAAGATCTTTGTTGGTAGCTGCCATTACGCGTACATTGACTTTGATTTCTTTGTCTCCGCCAACGCGCGTGATTTTGTTTTCCTGCAACGCCCGCAGCACCTTCGCCTGCGCCGACAGGCTCATATCGCCGATCTCATCGAGAAAAAGCGTTCCCCCGTCGGCCTGCTCGAACTTACCGATTCGCCGAGCAGTCGCTCCGGTAAACGCACCTTTTTCGTGTCCGAAGAGTTCGGTTTCGATCAGTTCACCGGGAATTGCTGCGCAGTTCACTTCAACGAGTGGCTGAGCCGAACGGCTTCCTTTTTCGTGAATTTGCTTGGCAACCATCTCTTTACCCGATCCATTCGGCCCGGTAATAAGTACGCGGGCTTCGGTTGCCGCTACCCGATTGATTGTTTCCTTGACGCGCCGGATGGGTGCCGAGTCACCAACAATTTCATTGAGTTTGTAAATTCGTTTTTTAAGCGTTTTTGTCTCCTGTACCAATTTGGACCGTTCGATGGCATTACGAACCGTAATGAGTAAACGGTTGAGATCGGGTGGTTTGGTAATGAAGTCAAACGCCCCCCGCTTGGTTGCTTCAACCGCATTTTCTACGTTTCCGTAGGCCGAAATCATGATGAACTGAGTGCCTTTACTGGCTTCGTGGGCTTTCATAAGTAATTCCAGCCCGTCCATTTTAGGCATACGAATATCGCACAACGCTACATCATAGTTCGTACGTGTAATCATATCCAAGCCCTCTTCGCCGTCTTTGGCTTCGTCTACTTCGTAGCCTTCGTATTCTAAAATATCGCGCAAAGCAGCCCGAATGCTCTTCTCGTCATCGACGATAATCAACTTAGCCATCCGTATGGGTATAGTTTGTGTTGTGCCGGAGCACGAAAACGAAAATAGCAATTTTGTCTTAACAACTACAAAGCTACGTAATAAAGGATTTGTAGTACATGGTTACAAAGTATCTAAGGACTAAGTAATTACTCACCGGGTTTGTATATCGTTATCCAATTTATTCAAGGGTGCACCAAACGATTAACGAATTGTTGAGCAATCACGCATCCAACGCCGTAGGGTAGTTTCAACGCGGTAATGGCAGGCCAATTACCTGAGCCACATTGGTACGCGCATCAACCGGACGCATTCGAAACGAATAGGTATAGGTCTTGTTTGCCGGCAACTGGTATTCCGAATGAACGCGTGGACTCCAACTATCGTCTCCCCCCAAACCCATCTGTGCCATATCCACGTTGACTACCGTTACATTACCCCGCTCTACTTCCTGCGTTTCGGGCTGTTTGGCTTTCAGTAACGCCTGATCGGTGTAGTCCCGCGCATTGATGTTCAGCAACGCAGGGGTCGTTAGATCACTCATGATCAGCAAACCAACGCCCGAGCCGTCTGTCAGTTCGGCCCAGCGAACGTCGGTCTTATTGCCGTTCTCCTGCGCCATGGTATACGGAAAAAACTGGTCAGCTACTTTACCTTCGTATAATCCGACTTTGGCAGCATCTTTCCGGTCGGCATAACTCTCGAAGGGTCCACGTCCGTACCATTTGAGGTTGTTGAGGGTTGCCGGCAACTGAAACTGCATGCCTATCCGGGCCAAGGGCGGAAGCGTTCCCGAAGGTTTGTAGCTGGTTGTGATCTGCATATCACCCGTTCCGTAAACAAGGTACTCAGTCTCCTGAGTCAGAGTACCGTCTTTAGCCGTCAATTCATTTGTGCAGCTAACGCGCACCAGCTGTGGCCGGATTTCTACCTTGACATCAACCGGGTGTGCTTTGATCGTGTCCAGACCTGCCTGACGCCAGCGAGCCGCGAACGAACGGTCTCCACCTCCTTCATCGTTATCGGTCGGTACCCGCCACAAGCTTGGCTGAGGTGCCTTTGTGACCAGGTTCTTGTTTCTGAACAGCCACTGGGTCAACGCA contains the following coding sequences:
- a CDS encoding sigma-54-dependent transcriptional regulator, with the translated sequence MAKLIIVDDEKSIRAALRDILEYEGYEVDEAKDGEEGLDMITRTNYDVALCDIRMPKMDGLELLMKAHEASKGTQFIMISAYGNVENAVEATKRGAFDFITKPPDLNRLLITVRNAIERSKLVQETKTLKKRIYKLNEIVGDSAPIRRVKETINRVAATEARVLITGPNGSGKEMVAKQIHEKGSRSAQPLVEVNCAAIPGELIETELFGHEKGAFTGATARRIGKFEQADGGTLFLDEIGDMSLSAQAKVLRALQENKITRVGGDKEIKVNVRVMAATNKDLRQEIANGNFREDLFHRLSVIVIHVPPLAERRSDVPLLTDKFLHDIATEYGSAPKELTPDAMTYLESLPWTGNVRELRNVIERLVIMCGDEITQEDVKAYA